One Leisingera sp. M658 genomic window carries:
- a CDS encoding tripartite tricarboxylate transporter TctB family protein has protein sequence MPSEREHRFAGPRRGQLVFALFLVAAALLLLVLITEQTAWVNKTKLFAQPRFWPAVAIGGMVLMGGLHLYKLPWRRVSRYDLREVKRWAQVLEFAGWFMGYVLLVPIIGYLPVTLAFMPLLSWRMGYRSRFMLWISAVFAVVVVVLFKAVLSVKIPGAVLYEYLPGPVRSFFILYL, from the coding sequence ATGCCTTCGGAACGTGAACACCGCTTTGCCGGACCACGGCGCGGACAGCTGGTTTTTGCCTTGTTTCTGGTGGCGGCTGCGCTGCTGCTGCTGGTCCTGATCACAGAGCAGACCGCCTGGGTCAACAAAACCAAGCTGTTTGCCCAGCCCCGGTTCTGGCCAGCTGTCGCCATTGGCGGCATGGTGCTGATGGGCGGGCTGCACCTGTACAAACTGCCCTGGCGGCGGGTCAGCCGCTATGACCTGCGGGAGGTCAAGCGCTGGGCGCAGGTATTGGAGTTTGCCGGCTGGTTCATGGGGTATGTGCTGCTGGTGCCGATCATCGGCTATCTGCCCGTGACGCTGGCCTTCATGCCGCTTCTCAGCTGGCGGATGGGCTATCGCAGCCGCTTCATGCTGTGGATCAGTGCCGTCTTTGCTGTGGTCGTGGTTGTGCTGTTCAAAGCTGTTCTGTCGGTCAAGATTCCGGGGGCAGTGCTGTATGAGTATCTGCCGGGGCCGGTCCGCAGTTTCTTCATTCTCTATCTCTGA
- a CDS encoding tripartite tricarboxylate transporter permease — MDLILSAIEILMRWDVALALLAGSVGGVLIGAIPGVGPAVAIAILLPATFSMDPIVGLTVLLGIYGSSMYGGAIPAILINTPGTAVNALTTYDGYPMTARGEPQRALSLAYSASFFGGIFSVICLILFAPVLAKIAPMFGSREIFMAALLGLILVVVAHRGQALIAGALACFGIFLQTIGLEPVKYTQRYTFGQDFLGGGINLIVVVLGLFAISQAFVLLTDEDEKVRMTRLRGGMFQGLRELTRHPRVAGVSATFGVLMGMVPGVGEFTAQFMSYTYAQKTSKRPQDFGNGSSEGLIAAETANNAVPAAAMVPLLALGIPGEALTAMMLSVFYVHNVVPGPGLFQNDMDFVVALYLALLLLNVLVLVFLLFATKSLIQVVRIPNRFLGVCILTLSFVGVYSLRNSATDCVMAAAFGILGYVLKRLSLPAVPIILGMVLGGIMEVKLRAAMARVKEPFDFIDRPVAFILFLLIIIVLAVHILRVLKDHKELKEAEWQTNSASTSFGSLMWRRKNSFLKDHGKKVRARHSKLLRRLTDLF, encoded by the coding sequence ATGGACCTTATCCTTTCTGCCATTGAGATCCTGATGCGCTGGGACGTGGCGCTGGCGCTGCTGGCGGGTTCTGTCGGCGGCGTGCTGATCGGCGCCATCCCCGGTGTCGGCCCGGCGGTGGCGATTGCGATCCTGCTGCCTGCGACGTTCTCGATGGATCCGATTGTGGGCCTGACGGTGCTGTTGGGGATTTACGGCTCGTCTATGTATGGCGGCGCCATTCCGGCGATCCTGATCAATACCCCCGGCACTGCGGTCAACGCGCTGACCACCTATGACGGCTATCCGATGACGGCGCGGGGCGAGCCGCAGCGGGCTTTGAGCCTTGCCTATTCCGCCAGCTTCTTTGGCGGTATCTTCTCGGTCATCTGCCTGATCCTGTTTGCCCCGGTGCTGGCCAAAATCGCACCCATGTTCGGCTCGCGCGAGATTTTCATGGCCGCCCTTCTGGGCCTCATCCTGGTGGTTGTCGCCCATCGCGGCCAGGCGCTGATTGCCGGCGCCCTGGCCTGTTTCGGGATTTTCCTGCAGACCATCGGGCTGGAGCCGGTGAAATACACCCAGCGCTATACCTTCGGGCAGGACTTTCTGGGGGGCGGCATCAACCTGATCGTGGTGGTGCTGGGGCTGTTTGCAATCTCGCAGGCCTTTGTGCTGCTGACGGACGAAGACGAAAAGGTCCGCATGACCCGCCTGCGCGGCGGCATGTTCCAGGGCCTGCGCGAGCTGACGCGCCATCCTCGGGTTGCAGGGGTTTCGGCAACTTTCGGCGTGCTGATGGGCATGGTACCCGGCGTCGGCGAATTCACTGCCCAGTTCATGTCCTACACCTATGCGCAGAAAACTTCGAAACGGCCGCAGGACTTTGGCAACGGCTCCTCCGAGGGGCTGATCGCGGCAGAGACCGCCAACAATGCGGTGCCGGCCGCCGCCATGGTGCCATTGCTGGCGCTGGGCATTCCGGGTGAGGCGCTGACGGCGATGATGCTGTCGGTCTTTTATGTGCACAACGTGGTGCCGGGGCCGGGACTGTTTCAGAACGACATGGATTTTGTGGTGGCACTGTACCTCGCATTGCTGCTGCTGAATGTCCTGGTTCTTGTCTTCCTGCTCTTTGCTACCAAGTCGCTGATCCAGGTGGTGCGCATCCCCAACCGGTTCCTGGGCGTCTGCATCCTGACGCTCAGCTTTGTCGGCGTCTACAGCTTGCGCAATTCCGCCACCGACTGCGTGATGGCGGCTGCGTTTGGTATCCTTGGCTATGTGCTGAAACGCCTGTCGCTGCCTGCGGTGCCGATCATCCTGGGTATGGTTCTGGGCGGCATCATGGAAGTGAAACTGCGCGCGGCCATGGCGCGGGTAAAAGAACCCTTTGATTTCATTGATCGCCCGGTGGCGTTCATCCTGTTTCTACTCATCATCATCGTTCTGGCGGTCCACATCCTGCGGGTGCTGAAGGACCATAAGGAACTGAAGGAGGCCGAATGGCAGACCAACAGCGCATCGACAAGCTTCGGCAGCTTGATGTGGCGCCGCAAAAACTCTTTCTTGAAGGATCATGGAAAGAAGGTTCGGGCCAGACACTCGAAGTTGCTTCGCCGGTTGACGGATCTGTTCTGA
- a CDS encoding aldehyde dehydrogenase yields the protein MAPQKLFLEGSWKEGSGQTLEVASPVDGSVLTTLQGASATDVENAVASARRAYEDRRWAGQSPAARKKVLHRIADRIDAEAVELAVLGVRDNGTEYNMALKAEPGSAAGTFRYYAEALDKVPGEIAPTAPDVLGLVQRMPVGVVGAIVPWNFPLMIGAWKLAPALAMGNSVVLKPAETASLTLLRLAEICSECGLPDGVLNVVTGSGAETGAALAASMDVDVLAFTGSGATGRKLLEASARSNLKRCYLELGGKSPNIVFADAPDLAKAAKVSAAGIFRNSGQVCIAGSRLLVEASVHDAFVEMLQAEAEALQVGDPLDLSSQIGAVNSEDQLRRNLSFMDMARSEGGQVVTGGKRILEETGGTYMSPAIVTQVAQDHALFQREVFGPVLAVTRFESEDEALSLANATDFGLAAGVWTANLSRAHRMVAGIRAGVVHVNTYGGSDNTVPLGGVGQSGNGHDKSLHALDKYIDLKTAWIQL from the coding sequence GTGGCGCCGCAAAAACTCTTTCTTGAAGGATCATGGAAAGAAGGTTCGGGCCAGACACTCGAAGTTGCTTCGCCGGTTGACGGATCTGTTCTGACCACGCTGCAGGGCGCCTCTGCAACGGATGTCGAAAACGCTGTGGCTTCGGCGCGGCGGGCATATGAGGATCGCCGCTGGGCGGGACAGAGCCCAGCCGCACGGAAAAAAGTACTGCACAGGATAGCTGACCGGATAGACGCCGAGGCGGTGGAACTGGCGGTGCTGGGCGTGCGCGACAACGGCACCGAGTACAACATGGCCCTGAAGGCCGAGCCGGGATCGGCCGCGGGCACTTTCCGCTATTATGCCGAGGCGCTGGACAAGGTGCCGGGCGAGATCGCGCCGACTGCGCCGGATGTGCTGGGGCTGGTGCAGCGGATGCCGGTTGGCGTGGTGGGCGCCATCGTGCCCTGGAACTTCCCGCTGATGATTGGTGCGTGGAAGCTGGCGCCGGCGCTGGCGATGGGCAATTCGGTGGTGCTGAAACCGGCTGAAACCGCCTCGCTGACGCTGCTGCGGCTGGCAGAAATCTGCTCGGAATGCGGCCTGCCGGATGGGGTGCTGAACGTGGTAACCGGTTCCGGTGCCGAAACCGGGGCGGCGCTGGCCGCCTCGATGGATGTCGATGTGCTGGCCTTCACAGGTTCGGGCGCCACCGGGCGCAAACTGCTGGAGGCCTCGGCGCGTTCCAACCTCAAACGCTGCTATCTGGAACTGGGCGGCAAGTCCCCGAATATCGTCTTTGCGGATGCGCCGGATCTGGCCAAGGCGGCCAAAGTGTCTGCCGCTGGCATCTTTCGTAACTCCGGGCAGGTTTGTATCGCGGGGTCCCGCCTGCTGGTCGAGGCGTCGGTTCATGACGCGTTTGTGGAAATGCTGCAGGCCGAGGCCGAAGCGCTGCAGGTGGGCGATCCGCTGGACCTCAGCAGCCAGATCGGGGCGGTGAATTCGGAAGACCAGCTGCGCCGCAACCTGTCTTTCATGGACATGGCGCGGTCCGAGGGCGGACAGGTGGTGACCGGCGGAAAGCGCATTTTGGAGGAAACCGGCGGTACATATATGTCGCCGGCGATTGTCACCCAAGTGGCGCAGGACCACGCGCTGTTTCAGCGCGAGGTGTTCGGGCCGGTGCTGGCAGTGACAAGGTTCGAGAGTGAGGACGAGGCGCTGAGCCTTGCCAACGCCACCGACTTTGGCCTGGCGGCTGGTGTCTGGACCGCAAACCTGTCCCGCGCGCACAGGATGGTGGCGGGCATCCGGGCCGGTGTGGTGCATGTGAACACTTATGGCGGCTCGGACAACACCGTGCCCTTGGGCGGTGTCGGGCAGTCCGGCAATGGCCATGATAAGTCGTTGCATGCGCTGGACAAATACATCGATCTGAAAACCGCTTGGATTCAGTTGTGA